In Hydractinia symbiolongicarpus strain clone_291-10 chromosome 4, HSymV2.1, whole genome shotgun sequence, the following proteins share a genomic window:
- the LOC130641118 gene encoding uncharacterized protein LOC130641118 produces the protein MANRQLRSEVLKRALKACIVQPVIRKYQVVAVRAMWGSDVDAREVIWGKRMQMENILLSNEQVSCFFSCITYMARPRKRKSMRNEGEEEEGADSSSEGDNRNGANAPETFPGISFWIACDLPNCTLSQFETNLSKSFMQAGLNLTTCNAIQTRGKYLNLLVLEILSMFFEYFTPHLIFVGKTSALQAFSGSLYQVLKDHNREEAKRIVEISHRTMIRSAARDEGVQLDHVAVMESEQYSMKPCQLILTKNIDKEVYQDVIRGLSEIRFTSLDLKVIDKSEGTEVTIPVKPTNKLCQSVDIVRRMMERNSFGLCNGGVYKKIGESRYTYVYCCSVKSYLYRSLKNKAIANEITPNLRELVFLLSDGECQIIDQITLDYNYIECLPNGVCYNIAKKCFDVKPNLKGSPRAFVRYFHREGKNPEPKPFIEGNCFYFSFNALRKCVFFLLTRCNISRW, from the exons ATGGCTAACAGGCAACTGCGAAGTGAAGTTTTGAAACGCGCCCTGAAGGCATGCATCGTCCAACCGGTAATAAGAAAATATCAGGTAGTAGCCGTTCGTGCGATGTGGGGAAGTGATGTTGATGCCCGCGAGGTCATTTGGGGCAAGAGAATGCAGATGGAGAACATATTGCTTAGCAACGAACAAGtatcctgttttttttcttgtattaccTATATGGCCAGACCTCGTAAGAGAAAGTCGATGAGGAATGAAGGGGAGGAAGAAGAAGGAGCCGACTCTAGCAGTGAAGGTGATAACAGAAACGGCGCAAATGCGCctgaaacatttcctggcatTTCTTTCTGGATCGCGTGCGACTTGCCAAACTGTACCTTAagtcaatttgaaacaaatttgtcGAAGTCTTTTATGCAAGCCGGGTTGAATTTAACAACGTGCAATGCTATACAGACAAGAGGTAAATACTTGAACCTTTTAGTACTTGAAATACTGTCAATGTTTTTCGAATATTTTACGCCACATTTGATATTTGTAGGCAAAACCAGTGCATTGCAAGCATTCTCAGGATCGTTATACCAAGTCTTGAAAGACCACAATAGGGAAGAAGCAAAACGGATAGTTGAGATATCCCATCGCACAATGATTAGGAGTGCAGCTAGAGATGAAGGTGTTCAACTTGACCACGTTGCTGTAATGGAAAGCGAACAGTACTCGATGAAACCCTGTCAGTTAattctaacaaaaaatattgataaagagGTATATCAAGATGTAATTCGTGGTTTATCCGAAATCAGATTTACATCGCTTGATTTAAAAGTAATTGATAAATCGGAAG GCACAGAAGTAACTATTCCCGTTAAGCCAACTAACAAACTTTGTCAATCCGTGGATATAGTTCGAAGGATGATGGAGAGGAATAGCTTTGGACTGTGCAATGGaggtgtatacaaaaaaataggaGAAAGCAGATACACATACGTTTACTGTTGTTCGGTGAAAAGCTATCTCTATCGCTCGTTGAAAAACAAAGCAATCGCCAACGAAATTACGCCAAATTTACGAGAGTTGGTATTTTTGCTGTCGGACGGCGAGTGTCAAATAATTGATCAAATAACTCTGGATTACAATTACATTGAATGCTTGCCAAATGGAGTTTGTTATAACATCGCCAAAAAATGTTTCGATGTCAAGCCAAATTTAAAGGGATCTCCCCGAGCATTCGTACGGTACTTTCATCGTGAGGGAAAAAATCCCGAACCAAAGCCATTTATAGAAGgtaattgtttttacttttcttttaacgcgttaagaaaatgtgttttttttcttttaacgcgttgtaacatatcaaggtggtag